One Trichomycterus rosablanca isolate fTriRos1 chromosome 10, fTriRos1.hap1, whole genome shotgun sequence DNA window includes the following coding sequences:
- the cpxm2 gene encoding inactive carboxypeptidase-like protein X2: MMVFLFPSVEHRFALLTLVLLGIVGLFPEVCRGDDEDYYMQELLSREHYYHVPTLEESAAEGHDLRGDDLPTTPVHKNKNSGTPAGKQARTKTKPGKSPNKKSDKTPNSISEADGRDQSDTVDCPPLGLETLKVDDFQLHASTMQRYGLGAHRGRLNIQAGLHEDDMYDGAWCAGRNDPLQWLEIDARRLTKFTGVITQGRSSHWSSDWVTSYRVLVSNDSHSWVTLKNGSRELLFIGNKEKEIPVLNKLPKPVVARYIRINPRSWYSKGSICMRAEILGCPLPDPTNYYHRRNEITTTDKLDFRHHNYKEMRQLMKVVNELCPNITRIYNIGKSYTGQKLYAIEITDHPGEHELGEPEFRYTAGSHGNEVLGRELLLLLMQFLCEEYRSGNQRIRHLVHETRIHLLPSINPDGYEKAAKAGSELSGWLLGRWSQDGLDIHHNFPDLNKILWEAESRNWVPRRFHNHHIPIPEWYQSKNASVAMETRALQAWMEKIPFVLGGNLQGGELVVTFPYDRTRQYGVVSEVTPTPDDLVFRWLAFSYASTHRLMAAAGRRVCHTEDFAKEDGTINGASWHTAAGSMNDFSYLHTNCFELSMYVGCDKFPHESELPEEWENNRESLLVFMEQVHRGIKGVVRDSHGRGIANARISVEGIDHDVRTAADGDYWRLLNPGEYMVTVRAEGYSVTSKVCEVGYDMGASRCDFALARPNLARFRELMLKFKKQPGNLQQVQRRTGQRRLGT, encoded by the exons ATGATGGTGTTTCTCTTCCCAAGTGTAGAACATCGCTTTGCTCTCCTGACTCTGGTGCTGCTCGGCATCGTGGGATTATTTCCGGAGGTCTGTCGGGGCGACGATGAGGATTATTACATGCAGGAGCTGCTGAGCAGGGAGCATTATTACCACGTCCCTACCCTAGAGGAGAGTGCCGCGGAAGGTCACGATCTCCGTGGAGACGACCTCCCAACCACGCCCGtccataaaaacaaaaatagtgGCACACCCGCTGGCAAACAAGCTCGAACCAAAACGAAACCAG GAAAATCCCCCAACAAGAAATCTGACAAGACACCCAACAGCATCAGTGAAGCAGACGGCCGTGATCAGTCCGACACAGTGG ATTGTCCACCGCTGGGTCTGGAGACTTTAAaagtggatgattttcagcttCATGCCTCCACCATGCAGCGGTACGGACTGGGAGCTCACCGGGGGCGACTCAACATCCAG GCTGGCCTGCATGAGGATGACATGTATGATGGAGCGTGGTGTGCGGGCAGGAACGACCCCCTGCAGTGGCTGGAGATCGATGCCAGGAGACTCACCAAGTTCACCGGGGTCATCACACAGGGACGTAGCTCACACTGGTC gagcgactgggtgacgtcgtATCGGGTTTTAGTCAGCAACGACTCCCACAGCTGGGTGACGCTGAAGAACGGCTCCAGAGAACTG CTTTTTATAGGCAATAAGGAGAAGGAGATCCCGGTGCTGAACAAACTACCAAAGCCTGTGGTGGCCCGCTACATCCGTATCAACCCGCGCTCATGGTACAGTAAAGGAAGCATCTGCATGAGGGCCGAGATCCTCGGATGCCCCCTACCTg ATCCTACCAATTATTACCACCGGCGTAATGAAATCACCACCACGGACAAGCTGGACTTCAGACACCACAACTACAAGGAGATGAGACAG ttaaTGAAGGTGGTGAACGAATTGTGCCCGAATATCACCCGGATCTACAACATCGGGAAGAGCTACACGGGGCAGAAGCTCTACGCTATAGAGATAACAGATCATCCAGGAGAACACGAGCTGG GTGAGCCCGAGTTCCGCTACACCGCAGGTTCCCATGGTAACGAGGTGCTGGGGCGCGAGCTCCTCCTCCTGCTAATGCAGTTCCTATGTGAGGAGTACCGCTCCGGTAACCAACGGATACGACACCTAGTCCACGAGACTCGCATCCATCTGCTTCCCTCCATCAACCCAGACGGATACGAAAAGGCCGCCAAGGCT ggTTCGGAGCTGAGTGGATGGTTGCTGGGTCGATGGAGTCAGGACGGACTGGACATCCACCATAACTTCCCTGATTTAAACAAGATTCTGTGGGAAGCCGAGTCTCGAAATTGGGTTCCTCGCAGATTCCACAACCATCATATACCCATTCCTGAGTGGTACCAATCCAAAAACGCCTCG GTCGCCATGGAGACGCGGGCTCTCCAGGCATGGATGGAGAAGATCCCCTTCGTGTTAGGGGGCAACCTTCAAGGTGGCGAGCTGGTGGTGACCTTCCCCTACGACCGGACTCGCCAGTACGGGGTCGTGAGCGAGGTCACGCCCACCCCCGACGACCTCGTGTTCCGCTGGCTGGCGTTCTCGTACGCCTCCACGCACCGGCTGATGGCGGCGGCCGGGCGCAGGGTGTGTCACACGGAGGACTTCGCCAAGGAGGACGGGACCATCAACGGGGCGTCCTGGCACACGGCGGCGGGAA GTATGAACGACTTCAGCTACCTTCACACCAACTGCTTCGAGCTGTCCATGTACGTGGGCTGCGACAAGTTCCCCCACGAGAGCGAGCTACCTGAGGAGTGGGAGAACAACCGAGAGTCGCTGCTGGTCTTCATggaacag GTTCATCGGGGCATTAAAGGAGTAGTGAGGGATTCGCACGGTAGAGGCATCGCCAACGCCAGGATCTCCGTGGAGGGAATCGACCACGACGTCCGAACAG ccgCTGACGGCGACTACTGGCGTTTGTTGAACCCCGGCGAGTACATGGTGACGGTGAGGGCCGAAGGATACAGCGTCACCAGTAAAGTCTGCGAGGTCGGCTACGACATGGGCGCCTCGCGGTGCGACTTTGCCCTCGCCCGTCCCAACCTGGCCCGCTTCAGGGAGCTCATGCTGAAGTTTAAGAAGCAGCCCGGGAACCTGCAGCAGGTCCAGAGGAGGACCGGACAGAGACGCCTCGGCACATAG